The proteins below are encoded in one region of Lactuca sativa cultivar Salinas chromosome 3, Lsat_Salinas_v11, whole genome shotgun sequence:
- the LOC111909140 gene encoding putative FBD-associated F-box protein At5g56820, translating into MTLSPNPPFSCGIMEIIRMLNDLFISTRKDAADVERDRLSSLPDELIHKILSFINIKDAISTSVLSSRWRFIWTSMPSLKFENLNNERYFSSFIYNVLSHRNNQVNYSVNLVLGRTVRDNESGTRILSCKFSHNLQQLSVTRLPGGNIVECPYSIIATPKWDLPALTTLHLHQVELSDYDDIGFFSKCTNLKNLSLNRCRMTETKVLNICLPGLSDLTLVSTPPDMELEEVVNVVTPQLKNLTIIRCEGEHLISAPGLTSLVIEGSQPWYVSTPSGFHSLEKVELFMYDPFKADIHRIVCLLQQLQSVKFLTLNLGILKRLFSQRKSLSSSMKLVPHKAFAFTNTKILKFTTKPVEKVYLEVQAQERVTTCTEVKNDDDVSPSAIFPMISCEEITAMEDMASAQVFVKQLGILVKECKENRNSDIDKARMDVHSKPYVEMHWAWELQWNLGTLMAVFRHEKINAKVDNFLMMAQIKQKYTNMHGCTACMIHPIITWLHEMRALFDRIEELITQLSASKRAVMLPFFLSLCEDAAMLTINMLGWIKTIK; encoded by the exons ATGACTCTATCTCCCAATCCTCCATTCTCGTGCG GTATTATGGAGATAATACGAATGCTTAATGATCTTTTCATATCTACAAGAAAAGATGCAGCTGATGTAGAACGCGACAGATTAAGCAGCTTGCCAGATGAACTAATCCATAAAATCCTATCTTTCATTAACATCAAAGATGCTATTAGCACTAGTGTATTGTCATCTAGATGGAGGTTTATCTGGACTTCAATGCCCTCTCTGAAGTTCGAGAATCTCAATAATGAGCGCTACTTTTCCAGTTTTATTTATAATGTTCTCTCACACCGTAATAATCAAGTAAATTATTCAGTCAATCTCGTTCTTGGGAGAACAGTTAGGGACAATGAATCTGGTACAAGAATTCTCAGCTGCAAATTCTCTCACAATCTCCAACAACTAAGTGTTACACGTTTGCCTGGAGGGAATATAGTTGAATGCCCATATTCCATTATTGCGACACCAAAGTGGGACCTCCCAGCTTTAACGACTTTGCATCTTCACCAAGTCGAACTGTCTGATTATGATGATATCGGTTTTTTCTCTAAGTGCACCAACTTGAAAAACCTCTCCTTGAACCGGTGCAGAATGACGGAAACCAAAGTTTTAAATATCTGTCTTCCTGGACTTTCTGATCTTACACTTGTATCTACACCCCCGGATATGGAATTAGAGGAGGTTGTGAATGTGGTTACACCTCAACTCAAGAATCTCACAATTATAAGGTGCGAAGGGGAGCATCTGATTTCTGCACCTGGGCTTACCTCCTTGGTCATAGAAGGTTCTCAGCCTTGGTATGTTTCTACACCATCAGGTTTCCATTCTTTGGAGAAGGTTGAACTCTTTATGTACGATCCATTCAAAGCAGATATTCATAGAATAGTTTGTTTGCTTCAACAACTCCAAAGTGTCAAGTTTCTTACACTTAATTTGGGGATTCTCAAG CGTCTCTTTTCAcaaaggaag AGTCTATCTTCATCGATGAAACTAGTCCCACATAAAGCTTTTGCGTTTACTAACACAAAGATTTTGAAGTTTACAACAAAACCTGTAGAAAAGGTATACCTGGAGGTGCAAGCACAAGAGAGGGTAACTACTTGTACTGAAGTAAAAAACGATGATGATGTTTCTCCAAGTGCCATCTTCCCAATGATCTCATGTGAG GAGATTACAGCAATGGAGGATATGGCATCAGCACAAGTATTTGTGAAACAATTGGGGATATTGGTAAAGGAGTGTAAAGAAAATAGAAATAGCGATATTGACAAGGCTCGGATGGATGTACATAGCAAACCATACGTTGAGATGCACTGGGCGTGGGAATTACAATGGAACCTTGGGACATTGATGGCTGTGTTTAGGCATGAGAAAATTAATGCAAAAGTAGATAATTTTCTCATGATGGCACAAATTAAGCAAAAGTATACTAATATGCATGGTTGCACAGCATGCATGATCCACCCCATTATTACATGGTTGCACGAAATGCGTGCATTGTTTGATCGCATTGAAGAATTGATAACTCAGCTGTCTGCATCAAAGAGGGCTGTAATGCTACCATTTTTTTTGAGTTTGTGTGAAGATGCCGCCATGCTCACGATTAATATGTTGGGATGGATTAAGACCATAAAGTAA